From Alloacidobacterium dinghuense:
ATGTCCGGGAGGGGGGACCAGCTGTCGGCCGGGCGACGCTACTCGCCGGGGATCTGCTTATCCAGATGCTCTTCGAGGATATCGAGCGTATATCGATGGTGGTGCTTCATGCTGACGGCACCCAAGATCGTGCGCATGGAACGCGCTGTACGTCCTTGTTTCCCAATGACTTTGCCAACATCTCCCGGAGCAACACGCAGCCGCAGCACCGTACTTTCCTCACGGTCCACTGCTTCAACGATTACCGCCTTCGGGTCATCCACCAGAGCCTTCGCGATCTCGGTGACTAATTCCTGCATATTGTCAGGCATTTGATCGTGCGTCATTCAACCCCCCATTGAGTACACGCTTGCTGTCTCTCGGGTTGGCCAATACTAACAGCAAGCCGAGGGGGGATGACAGTGCTTTCTGGTGTCCTGTTTTCGCGTTACTTCCGGAACTTCAAAGGAGATAACTCGCTTGAGGAAAGCCGAAAGAATGAGTGCCCGGAGGTGTCCGGGCGGATACTGCTCAGGCCGCCGGAGTGGCAGCCGGAGTCTTGAGCAGCTTGGCAACCGTGTCGGAAAGCTGAGCACCTTTTCCCGTCCAGTAGTCGATGCGCTCGCGCTTGAGATCGACGGTGGCCGGGCTGGTGCGGGGATTGTAGGTTCCCACGACTTCGACGGAGCGGCCGTTGCGGGAGCGGTCCTTTTCAATGACGACGACACGGTAATACGGCTGCTTGCGGGCGCCAAAACGCGCCAAACGAATCATCAGCACAGGTAAATATTCCTTTCAATCCTGGTTGTTGGTGAGGGATGTTTTAAGAGGCGGCAGCGACAGGCGCGGGCACACACAAACCCCAACGCTTAAGTATAGCAGGGATCGAGAACGATTGGAGCTTATCGTGCCGGCCATGCCCACTTCGGCGTATTGAAGAGGGTTGCGCCCTCCAGCATAGTTTCGCCAAAGGCCTTTATCAAATGAAGGCGTGTGCAGATGGGTGCGGCTACCAGCGAGTCGATGAGGACAGATGCATGTGACACGACGATGATCTGCGTGTGAGCAGCTGCCGCAAGGATCAACCTGGCAAGCGCTGGCAGCAGGTCCGGGTGCAGGCTGGTTTCCGGCTCATTGAGCACCATGAGCTGCGGCGGTCGCGGAGTGAGAAGAGCGGCCGTCCACAGAAGGTATCGCAGTGTTCCATCGGACAATTCAGCGGCGGAAAGGGGACGAAGCAATCCGTGCTGCTGCAACTGCAACTCGAAGCGACCATTCTGCAACTCTACGTAAAGTCGGCTGCCGGGAAAGGCGTCTTCGAGGGTCGTGGCGAGCGCCTCGTCAGAACGGATTTCAAGGATTGTCTGAAGAGCAGCCGCAAGGTTGCTGCCATCGTGATGCAGCACCGGGGTGAATGTGCCGATCTGGGCCACTCTCGCGGGAGATTCAGAGTCGGTGCGGAAGTGGTCATAGAACCGCCAGCCCCGAACGGCTTCTCGGACTTCCAGCATCTCCGGTGCTCGTTGCGGATCGGCGACGCTGGCAAGCATGCTGTCGGTGTCGGCTAGATGCTGCGTCAGCATCACGGGTTCTTCGTCTTTCATGGTTGCGAGCCAGACGAAATTGTTTCTGCGGTCGACCATGGCGGAGGCTTTCCGGTACAGCGGTCCGTGCCAGATGCATTCGCGCTTCACTCGCGGATCAAGTTCGAACATCGTTGCCGGTGGTGGCTGCGGGGGATAGCCGAGGTCGATGCTGTAGCCGTATATATCGCTGCCGAAGCCGAGTTTTAGGCTGGCGACATTCCTTTTAGCGAGCCCCTCGACGGCATGTGTCCCTTGGCGAACGCTTCGCGCAATGGTCTCAGGACCTGCCCAGAAGGTAGACGGCAGTCCGCCTTCGCGAGCGAGAGATCCGATCACGGCGTTTTGCGCTACATCGGCCAGCAGGCGCAGGGACCGATACACACTGGATTTGCCGCTTCCATTTGCGCCGGTGATGACGCTGAGTTGTCCAAGAGGCAAGACCAGATCGCGGAGCGATCGATACCCCTGGACAGCGACAGTGCGGATCATCCATGCAGGATACTGTAGTGGCGATGCGGCGTGAGACTTAGGGTGTTATCAGCCAACCTGATCTTTCTTGTCGTCTCTCGGTTTGCCCGTAGCGAAACGTTCGGTTTGCCGGTCACTCGTTAAGATATCCGGCGCTCCATTAATCTATAGGTAATCTTGCTACCCTGGGGGCGATTGCGCGCGGTTCCTTGGCAGGGCCGCTGTCTACGCATCTGTATCAAACTAAGACGTGCCCATTACCGCCCGGCCAGAACTCGGTTACATCCGCGTCCTTTTGGTAGCCTGTGCCAGGCGGGCCCCATGCCCATGTGTCAAGTTTTACCTGACGTATCTTGCCATCCGGTCCTCGGTCAAGGTCAGTGTCCTGTTCCCAAAGATGCGAGTTGAAGCGTAGCAAACGCTGATAGTAAAAACGCCAAGTGTTATCGCGTCGTGCTCCGAAAATGCCGCCCATGGCTTTCGTAAAGGATTTCTTTTGTACGTTTGGCTCGATAACGGTTGTTCCCACCATTGCCTGCCGGCGCGCAAGCGGTATGTACATCGCTGCCGTGGCTCCAGCGCCACGAACGTCCGGAAGCGCCGGGCCACGGATATTCTTGGGACGAACCTGTTTGAGATTGCCCATGTCCTGGATCATTTGAGGGACTCGCGCATCGTTTGGAGCTCCCACATCGGTTGCGGTCTCCAAGTTCTTGCGGTTTGCATGATACACAACAGGCTGCGAAGGAGAGCCGTCTACGATCACCATGCATCCGTCGACAGCCGCGGTGAAAAATATATCGGGGTTATTGGGATCTGCTTGATAGCCATTTTGGCCATTTAACTTTTGATCGAGAACATGCTGCTTCGCAATGTGATCGCGAGTTGTTTCGGAACGTGGACGCAACGTCGTACGAACGACGTGGTCTTCAATCCAAGGCAGGTAATAGAGTGCCATCCAGCCCTGGTTCAGGCGCTCGTCGAGATTATTGAATGCAACTGAGAGCTCGGCATGACCCCCTTTGGAGGTCAAGTCACCAGCGATGATCCGGAGGCGACCGGGCACTCCCTTGAACTGTTCGGATACGCCACCCGAAAAGGTTTTTGTTTGCCCCTCTCCTGCTTGTGCGCCGGGAGGGACAACCGGCATTCGTGAAGCGAAACCGACAGGATCCTCGACAAAAGCTTTATTCAGTTCTCGTGACATGACAGATAGCCTTCCTTGCTTGTAATCAGCAATGGCACAGAAAAGAGACCAAAACGGAGGCTAGTCCAAGCTGCACAAGACTTATACAAGAAAGACGCAGCATTTTAAACCTGATTATTGATCATCTCTGATTCAGAGCATCACATGACCCGGACGAGATCGCGGGATGCGAAATCTCGAAGTATCCTGGTCGTCGTACACATCGGCGCAAGCAGAGCAGTGTGTGCTAAACGCCCAGCAATACATGCGATGCTTTGATGATCGCGCTTACCTTATTGCCAAGTTGCAGATCGAGGGCTCTGACGCTGGCCTTTGTGATGGAGGCTACTATTGGAGTTCCGCCAGCCAGCTTGATTTCTACCTCGCTGTTCACAGCTCCGGGCTCCAGTCTTGCCACCTCTCCGGAGAGGACGTTGCGGGCGCTCAATTTCGCGTTCTCGACATTCTTCCCGACCATGACTTCAGAAGCTTTGATGATTGCGTGGGCGGCGCTGCCTTCGTGCAGGCCGAGGGAGTCGACGCTGTGGTTGGTGATGATGGAGACTACCGTTTCGCCACCCTGGAGAGCGAGCGTAACCTCGGCATTCACCGCGCCTTTGGTGACGTTCTTGACCGTACCGCCAAGCACATTGCGCGCGCTGATCTTCATTCGGATACCTCCTGTGGACTGGCCGACTGTGTCCGTAGATGATGGGATGAAACTCAGGTCGACCATTTCCACGCCCAGAAGTTTTACCACAATCGTCTGGTTTGCATCTAACTTCATTTACTTCGATTTCTTCGATTTCCTCCATGAGCGCAGTTGAGGAAGTTGAGGAACTGCCGGGCTGAAGTCCCTCAAATGAGGTCGCTGGTTCTAAGCGGAAGCGCGGCTGTTACGCTGAAATTTCCCCCTTCACAAGCTCGCGGCAAATCCGAGTTCTAAAAGCTGATCCGAGGGTGGCCTATTTTAAGTGGTTTTACAAATACACCGAAGAATATGATTGTTTTCAAGAGTGAAGCTGAGAGAAGCAGCATGAGCGAAGGTACCGAGCCTGAAACTGGAATGGAACTTCGCGACTTACTGGTCGACGGCGAGTTTGCTCTCCGGCGAATATCAGGGGAGCGCAAAGATCGAAGATTCGAAGCCTTACATCGGTTGGCGCATGTTTTTGCGGAATCGCCGGATGTTGGGCTTCAGCAACTGGTTGATATCGCTGTTGAATTTTGTGGAGCGGACAGTGCTGGCATCAGTCTGGAGGAACGAGACAATGCTGGTGAGTTGCGATTTCGCTGGATCGCCATCGCCGGCAGCTTTGCCCACTACCTGCATGGAACCACGCCACGCTTTTTCAGTCCCTGCGGCACGTGCCTCGATAGAGGAAGGCCGCAACTCTATCGTGTTACCAAGCCTTATTACGATTTTCTCGGCGTCGTAGCTGAGCCGATTACGGACGGAATTCTTATCCCCTGGACCGCCGACGACATTCGAGGAACGATCTGGGCGGTGGCCCACCATACCGGGGAGGCCTTCGATATCGAGGACTACAGGTTGTTGAATAGCCTGGCGGATTTTGCTTCGATGGCAATACGGCATGAGCGGCGGGAAGAATTGCTGCGGAGACGGGAAAGAGACGAGGCTTCTGCCGCGAGGGCTCACGAGCTTGCCCATCAAATCAACAATCCTCTACAGAGCCTGACCAATGTCCTCTTCCTGGCATCACAGGGCGGAGAGCGGGCGCCGCGCTTTATCAATCAAGCCACCGTAGAGTTAACCGCGCTCTCGGAACTTGTCAGCAGTCTACTCAGCGTGGGCAATGACGGCGACTGGCTGACGAAGGGCAAGTCGAAACCCTTTCAGCGCGAAACGAACGAAAAAGGCCTCCCCTCCAACCCTTAATACCGTCCGACTTTCAAGGCTCAGATCCATGGCCGAATGACTATCAGCAAAGGTGCGACTTATTTCAAAATCTTGCTGTATGGATTTTGTCAAAGATGGCGAAACAGACGCCGAGTCGAGTGAGGGGCTGCGCGTTAGCAAACTACAAGACACTGTGGCACTTGCAGAATTGAAGCTGAAGTATCGCGGAGTTTGTCGTTACCAAATCGCGGTGAATTTTGTTCCGGCTGTAACGCAACTGTAAAGCAATTGACACCCTGCGGGCTTTACTTAGGATGTGCTGGAAAAATCCCCTTCCGGCATGGAGGAATGACGCATGCAAAAGCTTGTTGCCACGTCCCTGGCAGCGTTGCTGGTTTCGAGCCAGCTTGGCTCCCCCGTTGTTGCAAACGCACAGCGGCACGGCGATACCGCGACCCCGATTCAGCATCTGGTCGTGATTTTCGGCGAAAACATCTCGTTTGATCATTACTTCGGAACGTATCCGAATGCTGTGAACCCCCCGCGCGAGCCGGCGTTCTGGCCAGCGCAGAATACGCCAAGGGTGAACGGCTATACAGACGGGCTGCTGTTCAGCAATCCAAACTTTCTGAATACGGCTGGGAATAAGGATGGGGCGGTGAATCCATTCCGTCTTGACCGCTCTCAGGCCGCCACGTCTGACCAGGACCATGACTACACACCGGAGCAGCAGGCCTTCCACGGCGGCTTGATGGATTCGTTCCCGCAGTACACGGGAACTCCGGGACCTCCGCCGAGCGGACAGACGACGAATGGCCTGGTGATGGGCTACTACGACGGCAACACGGTGACCGCTCTGTGGAATTACGCGCAGCGCTACGCCATGAGCGACAACTCGTATGACACGAACTTCGGGCCATCCACTCCAGGTGCGATCAACCTGGTTTCCGGGCAGACGAACGGTGTCAGCGACATGAGCAATGCCGGTGGCGACGTGATCGAAGACGGAGCGGGTGGAACTACGCTGATCAGCGATGCCGATCCTGTTGGCGATGTCTGCTCAACGACGACCGGCGCCTTGGTGCAGTTTAGCGGGCAGAACGTTGGCGACCTGTTGAACGTCCGTGGCATCACCTGGGGCTTCTTTGAAGGCGGATTTAATCTGCAGACGAAAAATCCAAACGGCACGACCGGCTGCAAGCGCTCGCACACCTCGGCGATCACGAAGAGCGCCAAGGCTGACTATATTCCGCATCACCAGCCGTTCCAGTACTACAAGTCAACGGCGAACCCGCAGCATGTGCGTCCGAGCTCGACGTGGATGGTCGGCCAGACGGATCAGGCGAATCACCAGTACGACATGGACGATTTCTATACCTCGGTGAAGGCGGGGAACATGCCGGCGGTGAGTTTCCTGAAGGCTCCTGGTTATCAGGATGCGCATGCCGGTTATTCTGATCCGCTGGATGAGCAGACGTTCGTGGTGCAGGTCATTAACTTCCTGCAGCAGCGGCCAGAGTGGAAGTCGACGGCGGTTGTGATTGCGTATGACGACTCAGACGGCTGGTACGACCACCAGATGAGCCCAATCGTTAACCAGTCGCAGACGGCAGCGGATGCGTTGACGGCGCCCGGGCAGTGCGGCAGCAGCGCCAACACTGCTCTTGGTGGCCCGAATGCAGATCATGTGCAGGGACGCTGCGGCTACGGTCCACGGCTTCCGCTGCTGGTGATTTCGCCCTATGCGAAGCGTAACTATGTCGATCACACGATTACCGACCAGAGCTCGATCACTCGCTTTATTGAAGATAACTGGCTCGGTGGACAGCGCATTTCTGGTTCGTTCGATGCAATTGCGGGAACGCTGAACGGCATGTTCGAGTTCAAGAGGAACCCCAAGAATGACGGGCTGTACCTACTGGACGCGAGCACTGGCCTGGTAGTAGTCGATCAGGGTGGTCATTGATCAGGTTGTAATTTTTCTCTTCCGGGGTAGCGGCCGGGGGCTGCTACCCTTTCTCTTTTGAGGGTCGGAATTTCTTGATTACACGAAGAAGGTTTGTCGCCGGCAGTGGGATGGTGCTGGCAGGTGGTGTATTGGGCCGCAAGATTTCTGCGGCAGAGAAGGCTGAGGCGCTTGATCCTTCGACATTGAAGGCGTTTGTGGATCCGTTGCCTGTTCCTGCGGTAGCCAAGGCAGTGGGTGTGCGGCAGAATCCGGAGGACAGCAAAGAGCAGATTCCGTTCTACCACGTCGCCATGCGAGAAGCGATGGTGAAGGTGCATCGCGATCTGCCGCCGACGAAGATGTGGACGCTGGGCGGGAGCTTTCCGGGGCCGACGATTGAGACGCAGATTGCGAAGGGAATGATTGTCGAGTGGATGAATGAGCTTCCGGCGAAGCATTTTCTGCCGATCGATCACTCGTTGCACGGCGCGGGCAAGGATGTGCCTGAAGTGCGTGGGGTGGTGCATCTGCATGGCGGGCGCACGCCTCCTGAGAGCGATGGCTATCCGGAAGAATGGGTGGTTCCGGGAAAATCGCAGACTTGCTTTTATCCTTCGTCACAGCATGCGGCGTTGCTGTTCTATCACGACCACACGATGGGCATTAACCGGCTAAACACATATGCCGGCATGATGGGGATGTTCATCATTC
This genomic window contains:
- a CDS encoding KH domain-containing protein; the protein is MTHDQMPDNMQELVTEIAKALVDDPKAVIVEAVDREESTVLRLRVAPGDVGKVIGKQGRTARSMRTILGAVSMKHHHRYTLDILEEHLDKQIPGE
- the rpsP gene encoding 30S ribosomal protein S16; the protein is MIRLARFGARKQPYYRVVVIEKDRSRNGRSVEVVGTYNPRTSPATVDLKRERIDYWTGKGAQLSDTVAKLLKTPAATPAA
- a CDS encoding GAF domain-containing protein; translation: MSEGTEPETGMELRDLLVDGEFALRRISGERKDRRFEALHRLAHVFAESPDVGLQQLVDIAVEFCGADSAGISLEERDNAGELRFRWIAIAGSFAHYLHGTTPRFFSPCGTCLDRGRPQLYRVTKPYYDFLGVVAEPITDGILIPWTADDIRGTIWAVAHHTGEAFDIEDYRLLNSLADFASMAIRHERREELLRRRERDEASAARAHELAHQINNPLQSLTNVLFLASQGGERAPRFINQATVELTALSELVSSLLSVGNDGDWLTKGKSKPFQRETNEKGLPSNP
- a CDS encoding phospholipase C, with the protein product MQKLVATSLAALLVSSQLGSPVVANAQRHGDTATPIQHLVVIFGENISFDHYFGTYPNAVNPPREPAFWPAQNTPRVNGYTDGLLFSNPNFLNTAGNKDGAVNPFRLDRSQAATSDQDHDYTPEQQAFHGGLMDSFPQYTGTPGPPPSGQTTNGLVMGYYDGNTVTALWNYAQRYAMSDNSYDTNFGPSTPGAINLVSGQTNGVSDMSNAGGDVIEDGAGGTTLISDADPVGDVCSTTTGALVQFSGQNVGDLLNVRGITWGFFEGGFNLQTKNPNGTTGCKRSHTSAITKSAKADYIPHHQPFQYYKSTANPQHVRPSSTWMVGQTDQANHQYDMDDFYTSVKAGNMPAVSFLKAPGYQDAHAGYSDPLDEQTFVVQVINFLQQRPEWKSTAVVIAYDDSDGWYDHQMSPIVNQSQTAADALTAPGQCGSSANTALGGPNADHVQGRCGYGPRLPLLVISPYAKRNYVDHTITDQSSITRFIEDNWLGGQRISGSFDAIAGTLNGMFEFKRNPKNDGLYLLDASTGLVVVDQGGH
- a CDS encoding TOBE domain-containing protein → MKLDANQTIVVKLLGVEMVDLSFIPSSTDTVGQSTGGIRMKISARNVLGGTVKNVTKGAVNAEVTLALQGGETVVSIITNHSVDSLGLHEGSAAHAIIKASEVMVGKNVENAKLSARNVLSGEVARLEPGAVNSEVEIKLAGGTPIVASITKASVRALDLQLGNKVSAIIKASHVLLGV
- a CDS encoding AAA family ATPase codes for the protein MIRTVAVQGYRSLRDLVLPLGQLSVITGANGSGKSSVYRSLRLLADVAQNAVIGSLAREGGLPSTFWAGPETIARSVRQGTHAVEGLAKRNVASLKLGFGSDIYGYSIDLGYPPQPPPATMFELDPRVKRECIWHGPLYRKASAMVDRRNNFVWLATMKDEEPVMLTQHLADTDSMLASVADPQRAPEMLEVREAVRGWRFYDHFRTDSESPARVAQIGTFTPVLHHDGSNLAAALQTILEIRSDEALATTLEDAFPGSRLYVELQNGRFELQLQQHGLLRPLSAAELSDGTLRYLLWTAALLTPRPPQLMVLNEPETSLHPDLLPALARLILAAAAHTQIIVVSHASVLIDSLVAAPICTRLHLIKAFGETMLEGATLFNTPKWAWPAR